From the Bacteroidia bacterium genome, one window contains:
- the rplW gene encoding 50S ribosomal protein L23, with the protein MNIIRKPLITEKFTSLGERLNQYGFIVDKKATKPEIKAEIEKLYDVKVTDIRTMIYAGKTKQKYTKRNIISGRRRDFKKAIVALKEGQEIDFYSEV; encoded by the coding sequence ATGAATATCATTAGAAAGCCTCTGATTACAGAAAAATTCACAAGTTTGGGAGAACGTCTAAACCAATATGGATTTATCGTAGATAAAAAGGCTACCAAACCAGAGATTAAGGCGGAGATTGAAAAACTTTATGATGTTAAAGTGACGGATATCCGCACAATGATCTATGCCGGAAAGACAAAGCAGAAATACACTAAGCGGAATATAATTTCTGGCCGCAGGCGTGATTTCAAGAAAGCCATTGTCGCTCTGAAAGAAGGTCAGGAAATAGATTTTTACAGTGAAGTGTAA
- the rplD gene encoding 50S ribosomal protein L4 has product MELEIINSNGEKTGKKLNLPEDVFGLEPNDHAIYLDVKRILANKRQGTHSTKERSFVKGSTKKLRKQKGTGAARVGDIKNPIFRGGGRAFGPRPRDYEIKLNKKVKQLARKSALSYKAKNNQLLVLEDFQFDAPKTKSFSELLTRLQISDKKTLMVLKAEDRNIMLSARNLPNTLISTADKVNTYALMNCNTLVLMESSVNKLSETFNRGK; this is encoded by the coding sequence ATGGAACTTGAAATAATCAACTCAAATGGGGAGAAGACGGGCAAAAAGCTTAATCTTCCTGAAGATGTATTCGGTCTTGAGCCGAATGATCACGCGATCTACCTGGATGTAAAGCGAATTCTGGCGAACAAACGTCAGGGAACGCACAGTACTAAGGAAAGATCCTTTGTAAAAGGTTCAACGAAAAAACTGCGCAAGCAAAAAGGCACTGGTGCGGCCCGGGTTGGAGATATCAAGAATCCGATTTTCCGGGGAGGAGGCAGGGCTTTTGGTCCCCGTCCTCGGGATTATGAAATTAAGCTGAATAAAAAGGTGAAACAGTTGGCCAGAAAATCTGCTTTATCATACAAGGCAAAAAACAACCAACTTTTGGTGCTGGAGGATTTCCAATTTGATGCACCGAAAACAAAGTCCTTCTCGGAATTATTGACGCGCCTTCAGATTTCTGATAAAAAGACGTTGATGGTGCTGAAAGCAGAGGACCGGAATATCATGTTGTCAGCGCGCAATCTGCCGAATACACTCATTTCTACGGCTGATAAAGTGAATACTTACGCATTGATGAACTGCAATACCCTGGTGCTGATGGAAAGTTCAGTAAATAAATTGAGCGAAACTTTTAATAGAGGGAAATGA
- the rplC gene encoding 50S ribosomal protein L3: MLGILGRKIGMTSLFDEEGRHIPVTVIEAGPCVITQVKTSDRDGYSAVQIGYGEKKEKHTTSALRGHFKASGTTPKRKLMEIRDFEKELNPGDELKVDIFEEGEFVDVVGVSKGKGFQGVVKRHGFAGVGGATHGQHNRQRAPGSLGASSFPSRVFKGMRMAGQTGNSRVMMQNLRVVRILPEKNLIMLKGAVPGAIGAIIRIER; the protein is encoded by the coding sequence ATGCTTGGAATTTTAGGTAGAAAAATAGGAATGACCAGCCTCTTTGATGAGGAGGGCCGCCACATCCCGGTAACTGTAATTGAAGCCGGTCCATGTGTTATTACGCAAGTAAAGACTTCGGACAGGGATGGATACTCGGCTGTTCAGATAGGCTATGGCGAAAAAAAGGAAAAGCACACAACTAGTGCGTTGAGAGGCCATTTCAAAGCTTCCGGAACTACTCCCAAAAGGAAATTGATGGAAATACGGGATTTTGAAAAAGAATTGAATCCTGGGGATGAATTGAAAGTAGACATCTTCGAGGAGGGAGAATTCGTTGACGTGGTGGGAGTTTCCAAAGGAAAAGGATTCCAGGGCGTGGTAAAACGCCATGGTTTTGCAGGAGTAGGAGGTGCTACGCACGGTCAGCATAACCGGCAGAGGGCACCGGGATCTTTGGGCGCTTCATCATTTCCTTCACGTGTTTTTAAAGGAATGCGCATGGCTGGCCAAACAGGAAATTCCAGGGTAATGATGCAAAATCTGAGGGTAGTGAGAATACTTCCTGAAAAGAATCTCATCATGCTTAAAGGAGCAGTTCCAGGAGCAATAGGAGCAATCATTAGAATTGAAAGATAA
- the rpsJ gene encoding 30S ribosomal protein S10, with amino-acid sequence MSQKIRIKLKSYDYNLVDKSAEKIVKTVKTTGAVVSGPIPLPSEKKIYTVLRSPHVNKESREQFQLCSHKRLIDIFSSSSKTVDALMKLELPSGVDVEIKV; translated from the coding sequence ATGAGTCAGAAAATCAGAATTAAATTAAAGTCTTACGACTACAACCTGGTGGATAAATCAGCGGAGAAGATCGTAAAAACAGTAAAGACAACGGGTGCCGTGGTAAGTGGCCCCATTCCTTTGCCATCAGAAAAGAAAATCTATACAGTGCTTCGGTCTCCTCACGTAAACAAGGAGTCAAGAGAGCAATTTCAACTTTGCTCTCATAAGCGCCTGATTGATATTTTCAGTAGTAGTTCAAAAACCGTGGACGCACTTATGAAACTGGAACTTCCCAGTGGTGTGGACGTAGAAATAAAGGTGTGA
- the fusA gene encoding elongation factor G → MALENKDLRLLRNIGIMAHIDAGKTTTTERILYYTGINYKIGEVHEGTATMDWMVQEQERGITITSASTKTYWMFNNENHIINIIDTPGHVDFTVEVERSLRVLDGAIALFCAVGGVEPQSETVWRQATKYKVPRLGFVNKMDRAGADFFSVVNQVRTKLGAKPVPLTIPIGAEAEFKGVVDLLTMKAIIWDEEGFGMKYESIDIPEDMVELSNEWREKLIESVAEYDDKLLEKFFEDPDSISEDELVHAIRKATIDLAITPMMCGSAFKNKGVQALLNAVVRYLPSPLDMPPIVGVNPDTEAEEIRKPDINEPFSALAFKIMTDPYVGRLAFFRVYSGNLDAGSYVQNMRTNKKERISRIFQMHANKQNPIDNIAAGEIGAAVGFKDIKTGDTLCYEKKPIILENIEFPEPVIGIAIEPKTQADVDKLGVALAKLSEEDPTFRVHTDDETGQTVIRGMGELHLEIIVDRLKREFKVDCNQGAPQVAYKEAITKSITHREVYKKQTGGRGKFADISVEVGPADAGELGLQFVNEIVGGSIPREFIPSIQKGFNQAMENGVLAGYEVDSMKVRLFDGSFHAVDSDAISFEMCAKMAYRESCRKAGPILLEPIMSVEVVTPEEYMGDVMGDLNRRRGQLEGIDSRGDAQVIKAKVPLSELFGYVTALRTITSGRGVSTVVFSHYDPVPQGISDEVLTKLKGQAEKV, encoded by the coding sequence ATGGCACTCGAAAATAAGGATCTTAGGTTATTAAGGAATATTGGCATCATGGCACACATAGATGCCGGTAAAACCACCACGACTGAGCGTATTTTGTACTACACCGGGATTAATTATAAAATAGGTGAAGTGCATGAAGGAACCGCTACCATGGACTGGATGGTGCAGGAGCAGGAGCGTGGAATCACCATTACCTCGGCTTCCACCAAAACTTATTGGATGTTTAATAATGAGAACCACATTATTAATATCATTGATACTCCAGGCCACGTGGATTTTACCGTTGAAGTAGAAAGATCATTGCGCGTTCTTGACGGAGCAATCGCTTTGTTTTGTGCTGTAGGTGGTGTAGAGCCTCAGAGCGAGACCGTTTGGCGCCAGGCCACTAAATACAAAGTTCCCCGACTGGGATTCGTAAATAAAATGGATCGGGCCGGGGCTGATTTTTTCAGCGTTGTAAATCAGGTACGAACCAAACTTGGAGCTAAGCCGGTTCCATTGACAATTCCTATCGGTGCTGAAGCAGAGTTTAAAGGTGTTGTGGATCTCCTCACAATGAAAGCCATTATCTGGGATGAAGAAGGCTTCGGGATGAAGTATGAAAGCATTGACATTCCTGAAGATATGGTAGAGTTGTCTAATGAATGGCGCGAAAAACTGATTGAATCAGTAGCCGAATATGATGACAAACTGCTGGAGAAATTTTTTGAGGATCCGGATTCGATCTCTGAAGATGAATTAGTTCATGCGATTCGTAAAGCGACCATTGACTTGGCCATTACGCCAATGATGTGTGGCTCTGCCTTTAAAAATAAAGGGGTTCAAGCCCTGCTGAATGCAGTGGTCAGGTATCTTCCTTCTCCTTTGGATATGCCTCCTATTGTTGGAGTAAATCCTGATACTGAAGCTGAAGAAATCAGAAAGCCTGATATCAATGAGCCTTTTTCAGCGCTTGCATTTAAGATCATGACAGACCCTTATGTAGGGCGCCTGGCGTTTTTCAGGGTGTATTCCGGAAATCTGGATGCAGGTTCTTATGTCCAAAATATGCGTACCAATAAAAAGGAGCGCATTTCGCGGATTTTTCAGATGCACGCTAACAAGCAAAATCCAATTGACAATATCGCGGCAGGCGAAATCGGTGCAGCAGTAGGATTTAAAGACATAAAAACGGGAGATACGCTCTGTTATGAAAAGAAGCCTATTATCCTGGAAAATATCGAATTCCCGGAACCTGTAATTGGAATCGCCATTGAGCCCAAAACTCAGGCTGATGTTGATAAACTGGGTGTAGCACTCGCGAAGTTGTCTGAAGAGGATCCTACATTCAGGGTGCATACTGATGATGAAACCGGTCAAACCGTGATTCGCGGAATGGGCGAGCTTCACCTGGAGATTATTGTGGACCGACTTAAACGTGAGTTTAAAGTGGATTGCAATCAGGGAGCCCCACAAGTTGCATATAAAGAAGCAATTACCAAATCAATTACGCATCGTGAGGTTTACAAAAAGCAAACAGGTGGCCGGGGTAAGTTCGCGGATATTTCCGTTGAAGTAGGCCCGGCAGATGCAGGCGAGTTGGGATTGCAGTTTGTGAATGAGATCGTTGGAGGTTCAATTCCCAGGGAATTTATTCCGTCTATTCAGAAAGGCTTCAATCAAGCCATGGAAAACGGTGTTCTTGCAGGATATGAAGTGGATTCAATGAAAGTACGCCTGTTTGACGGTTCTTTTCACGCAGTTGACTCAGATGCTATTTCATTTGAAATGTGCGCTAAGATGGCATACCGGGAATCCTGCCGTAAGGCCGGCCCCATTTTGCTTGAGCCTATAATGAGTGTAGAAGTAGTTACACCTGAAGAATATATGGGTGATGTAATGGGCGACCTTAACAGGAGACGCGGCCAGCTAGAAGGTATTGACTCTCGCGGAGACGCCCAGGTAATAAAAGCCAAGGTTCCACTTTCCGAACTCTTTGGATATGTAACGGCATTAAGAACCATCACTTCCGGACGAGGAGTTTCTACTGTGGTATTCTCCCATTATGATCCTGTTCCACAAGGTATATCCGATGAGGTATTAACCAAATTAAAAGGTCAGGCCGAAAAAGTTTAA
- the rpsG gene encoding 30S ribosomal protein S7, whose amino-acid sequence MRKAKPKKLRLTPDPRYKDEVLAKFVNNLMLDGKKSTAYKVVYDALDIVEGKTKENGLEIWKKALTNITPSVEVKSRRVGGATFQIPMEVRAGRKTALGMRWLIFYTRKRSGKSLADKLAAEIMAAANGEGAAVKKKEDTHRMADANRAFSHFRF is encoded by the coding sequence ATGAGAAAAGCTAAACCTAAAAAACTTCGTCTTACCCCGGATCCACGCTATAAGGATGAGGTGCTTGCAAAGTTTGTAAACAACCTGATGCTGGACGGCAAAAAGAGCACTGCATATAAAGTGGTATATGATGCGCTGGACATTGTGGAAGGTAAAACCAAGGAAAACGGGCTGGAGATTTGGAAAAAAGCCCTCACCAATATTACACCGTCAGTTGAAGTGAAAAGCCGGAGAGTAGGAGGAGCCACCTTCCAGATCCCTATGGAAGTGAGAGCAGGCCGGAAAACAGCACTTGGCATGAGGTGGTTGATTTTCTACACCAGGAAAAGAAGTGGAAAGTCCCTGGCTGATAAACTGGCGGCTGAGATTATGGCGGCTGCAAATGGAGAAGGGGCCGCTGTGAAGAAAAAAGAAGATACTCACAGAATGGCGGACGCAAACCGTGCATTCTCCCATTTTAGATTTTAA
- the rpsL gene encoding 30S ribosomal protein S12, with translation MPTIQQLIRKGRKQIKKKSKSPALDSCPQKRGVCTRVYTTTPKKPNSAMRKVARVRLTNSKEVNVYIPGEGHNLQEHSIVLIRGGRVKDLPGVRYHIIRGALDTAGVDNRKQGRSKYGTKRPKK, from the coding sequence ATGCCTACGATTCAACAGTTAATCCGGAAAGGAAGAAAGCAAATTAAAAAGAAGAGTAAATCTCCTGCGCTTGATTCCTGCCCACAAAAACGGGGCGTTTGCACCCGGGTTTATACAACAACACCGAAGAAGCCGAATTCGGCAATGAGGAAAGTGGCAAGAGTACGCCTTACTAATTCAAAGGAAGTGAACGTATATATTCCTGGTGAAGGCCATAATCTTCAGGAGCACTCTATTGTGCTGATCAGGGGAGGCAGGGTAAAAGACTTGCCTGGAGTTCGCTACCACATTATACGTGGCGCGCTGGATACGGCAGGCGTTGACAACCGTAAACAAGGAAGAAGTAAATACGGCACCAAACGGCCGAAGAAATAA
- a CDS encoding prolipoprotein diacylglyceryl transferase: protein MHFLSFIIWDVAPEIFTIGPVTPRWYGLSWALSFFLGYVLMARFYKWEDVKIEQLDKLSMNIIIGAVAGARLGHVLFYQPDYYLDNPIEILYVWEGGLASHGAAIGILLAVYYSVKKFHSHSFLWILDRLVITVALAGFFIRAGNLMNSEVYGKPTDVSYGFVYAKPSESRLEAAYPEYIEDVEVNAHPGSDTATEALSLAGLEYRIIFTTESRMEADQAGLFVNTQLRSLFNSYEEIWENVQLPESLNPQIAQSPDGTLHASFIANGIPRHPSQLYEGLSYLLIFLLLGGLYLKMMSRTPVGSLFGLFLSLLFSVRFVVEFFKAPQVGFEEQMALNMGQLLSIPFIIIGIFILIRSLRARKVENNVNPQQRQK from the coding sequence ATGCACTTCTTATCGTTTATAATCTGGGACGTAGCCCCGGAGATTTTCACAATTGGACCGGTAACCCCACGTTGGTATGGGCTTTCCTGGGCCTTGTCGTTTTTCTTAGGCTACGTATTAATGGCCCGTTTCTACAAATGGGAAGACGTTAAGATCGAACAGTTGGATAAGCTCTCTATGAACATTATCATTGGAGCGGTGGCAGGAGCAAGATTGGGCCATGTGCTCTTTTATCAGCCCGATTATTATCTGGACAATCCCATCGAGATCTTATATGTATGGGAAGGCGGCCTTGCCAGTCATGGTGCTGCAATAGGTATCTTGCTGGCAGTATATTATTCAGTAAAAAAATTCCATTCCCATTCTTTCCTCTGGATACTTGACAGGCTTGTGATCACAGTGGCATTAGCCGGTTTTTTTATTCGTGCAGGCAATCTTATGAATTCAGAAGTCTATGGCAAACCAACTGACGTTTCCTATGGATTTGTATACGCCAAGCCAAGTGAAAGCAGATTGGAGGCAGCTTATCCGGAATACATAGAAGATGTGGAAGTAAATGCCCATCCGGGGTCTGATACCGCAACAGAGGCATTATCATTAGCTGGCCTGGAATACAGGATTATCTTTACAACAGAAAGCCGGATGGAGGCTGACCAGGCCGGTTTATTTGTCAATACTCAATTGCGCAGCCTTTTTAACAGCTACGAAGAGATTTGGGAAAATGTGCAGTTGCCGGAGTCGCTGAATCCACAGATTGCTCAAAGTCCGGATGGAACCCTTCATGCAAGTTTTATAGCGAACGGCATTCCACGTCATCCTTCTCAGCTTTACGAGGGCCTGAGTTATTTGCTCATTTTCTTGCTTCTTGGAGGGTTGTATTTAAAGATGATGTCACGAACCCCGGTAGGTTCTTTATTTGGATTATTCCTGTCACTTCTCTTTAGTGTGCGTTTTGTGGTGGAATTCTTTAAAGCACCGCAAGTGGGTTTTGAGGAGCAAATGGCCCTGAATATGGGTCAGTTACTGAGCATCCCTTTTATTATAATCGGGATATTCATTTTAATAAGAAGCCTGCGTGCCCGGAAGGTGGAGAACAACGTTAATCCGCAACAGCGGCAGAAGTAA